In Aquificaceae bacterium, the genomic stretch CTTCGGCCACTCGGTCACCTCTCCTTACAATAATATTATAATATCTCTCCACCATGAAAGTTGCCAGCATAGATGTAGGCTCATACTCTATAAGGCTCAGTGTAGCAGAAGTTAATGCAGGTTTAGAGCTTATCCACGAAGAGGGAAAAATAACAGCCTTGGCAACAGACCTAAAGGATAGTGGTCTCCTAAGGCAGGACAGGATAGAAGAGAGCCTTGAGGTTATAAGGGAGTTTTTCCAGAAGGCAAAGGAACTTGGAGCGGAACGCATAAAGATAGTGGGGACGGAAGCACTAAGGAGGGCAAAAAACGCAGGGGAATTTTTAGAAAGATTAAAAGCTCTCACAGGGCTTGAACTGAGGGTTATAACCCCTGAGGAGGAAGGAAGGTATGCCTTTCTATCTGTAGCCTATTCTCTTAGACCCTCTGGAAGGTTTTGTATCATAGACCAAGGGGGTGGGTCTACGGAGTTTGTGTGTGGTAGAGGCTTTCAAATAGAGAGCATAAGGTCTTTTCCCTTTGGAATTGTAAACCTCACAGAAGAGTTTATCCACAGCGACCCACCAAAAAACTACGAGCTTGAGTCTCTGAAAAACTTCCTTGACGAGCATATAAGAGAAGTAGTCCAGCCTTGCGATGAGCTTGTGGGTCTTGGTGGCACTATAACCACCATAACCGCCATTGAATACGGTATATATCCCTACAGAGGTAAGGATATTCATGGAAAGGAGCTTTCCTTAGATAGGCTCATGTTTTGGCTTGAGACACTAAGCTCTATGAAGGAAAGGGATCGCATTGCCAATTTTCCCCATATAGAGCCAAAGAGGGCAAAGGTGATAATTCCTGGGCTTGTGATATTCTACAGGAGCATGGTGCTTTTTGGCAAAAACAAAATAAAAATAAGCGACTGGGGGCTAAAGGAAGGTCTCCTCGTGGAGGAGCTTTTGGAAAAGGACAACACAAGTGGCAAGCTATAGGGAGTTCCATGGTAAGAATAAAACTCTGCGGTTTTACAAGAAAAGAGGACATAAAAAAAGCGGTAAGCCTAAGGGTGGATTACTTAGGCATAATACTCTATTCCAAAAGTCCAAGGTATGTGGAGATGGATAGGGCTGTGAAACTTCTTGAGGCTGTAAAGGGTCCTAAAAGTGTGGCGGTTATGGTAAACCCTACCCTGGAGGAGGCAAAGGAGGCTTTAGAGATGGGCTTTGAGCTTATTCAACTTCACGGAGAGGAAAGCCTGGACTTTGCCATGGAAATTGGCATAGAAAGGGTTATAAAAGCCTTTAGGAGCTGTCCGGGGCTCAAGGTCCAAGAGGAGTGGAAAGAGGCACATGCGGTGCTTCTTGATGCTTGCTCAGCATCTTACGGTGGAAGTGGCAAAAGGTCTGATTGGAGCATTGCAAAGGAGCTCGTGGAAAGAGGCTTTAGGGTAATTCTCGCAGGTGGTTTGAATTCTGAAAGTGTTAGGGAAGCTATAAAAACTGTAAAACCCTTCGGTGTTGATGTCTCTTCTGGTATAGAGATAAGCCCTGGCATAAAAGACCATAAAAAAATGGAGGAGTTTGTCCATGCAGTTAAGAACGCACTTGGAGATTGACACAAGCCTTAGCGGTGAGATTATTGAACTTTCTGAAGGCTCTGCGGTGCTTAAGCTAAAGACAGACCGTAGGATGGTGGCGGACGAGAAGGGTCTCGTGCATGGAGGCTTTATCTTTTCTCTTGCGGACTTTTGTGCCATGGCAACGGTAAACGAGCCAACGGTGGTATTGGCACAGGCAACTATAAAGTTTTTAAAGCCGGTGGTAGTAGGAGATGAGCTAATCGCAGAGGGAAGGCTTACAAAGGCAGAGGGTAAAAAGCGATGGGTTCTTGTGGAGGTTAAAAGAGGAGAAGAGAAGGTGGCAGAGGGAGAGTTCCTCTGCGTAGTTCCGGAAAAGCACGTGCTATCTTAGTATGCAAACATTCCCATCTGCCTTGCAAGCTCTTTAAGTCTTGCAATTCTCTTCTCTGTGGATGGGTGTGTGGAGAAAAGCTCCCATATACCTTGACCAGAGAGAGGATTCTCTATGAAAAGGTGAGCGGTTCCTTGGTTAACCTCCGCTGGAATTTGGTGCACATAGTTGTGTATCTTCTCAAGAGCACTGGCGAGGGCAAGAGGGTCTCCAGAAATCCTTGCACCAGTCTCATCCGCCATATATTCCCTTGAACGAGATATAGCCATTTGGATAATTGTGGCTATTATGGGTGTTATGATTATCATAGCTATGCTTGCTATAAGAGAAAGGGGGTTGTTGTTATTCTCGCCTTCTCTGGAGTGTCCCAATAGGAGAGCCCATTGTAGCATGCTTACAAGGTAAGATATGGCACCAGCTATGGTAGCCGCCATAGTGGCAACCAACACGTCTCTGTTCTTTATGTGTGCAATCTCGTGAGCGAGCACACCTCTTAGTTCCCTTTCGTTCAAAAGCCTGAGTATGCCAGAAGTGACCGCCACCGCACCGTTAGAAGGTCCTCTTCCTGTAGCAAAGGCGTTGGGCTGTTCCATTGGAACAAGGTATACTTTAGGCTTTGGTATATTTGCTCTCTGGGCAAGCTCCTCTACCATTCTGTGAAGCCATGGAGCCTCCTCGTATGGTATTTCCCTTGCACCATACATAGCGAGCACTATCTTGTCAGAAAACCAGTAGGCGATGAAGTTCATAATGCCTGCCAGCAAAAGAGCTATGGTCATTCCAACCTTACCACCAATTAGATTGCCTACAAACAGGAAAAGACCAGTCAAAACTCCAAGCAGTATAACACTCCTTATCGCGTAGCTCATTTCCCTTTCCTTTTCCAGACAGCCCTAATAAGGCTGACTGGGCTGGGGTATTTATATCCCGCCTTTTTTAGGCATGGACTGCCCCAGCAGGCGGTTTTAGTCCATGCCATATATGTTATTAAATATACACACAATACGGTGAACGGTCAATCATAAATGACAAAGCTCAGACTTGATTTTGAGAAAATATGGTTTATATTTTAAGGGGTAAATGCTAAGGTAGCAATGATAGATAGAGTAGAAGAAAGGCTTGACCTTGGAAGTTTTGATGAAAAGTTTTATGCTATAGTTGGAAGAGGGGACGAAAACCTCAAGTATTTTTCACAACTCTTTGATGTAAAGATATCTGCAAGAGGAACGGAAATATTCATAAGGGGGGAAGAAGACAAAGTCCGTGCGGTATACGAGTTTCTAAAGGATATAATAAGGGAGCTAAGAACCTCTACGCTGACTCCTCAGGAAGTAAAGGAGAGAGCTAAAAACTACGTTCGGCTAAAGCTTGAAAAGGAAGAAGCTCCAAAAGAAGAAATAATACTCATAACCCACAGGAAAAAAGCCATAATGCCCAAGACCCATACTCAAAGCATATACGTGGATGCCATAAAAAACAACGATATAGTCTTTGGCATT encodes the following:
- a CDS encoding Ppx/GppA phosphatase family protein — translated: MKVASIDVGSYSIRLSVAEVNAGLELIHEEGKITALATDLKDSGLLRQDRIEESLEVIREFFQKAKELGAERIKIVGTEALRRAKNAGEFLERLKALTGLELRVITPEEEGRYAFLSVAYSLRPSGRFCIIDQGGGSTEFVCGRGFQIESIRSFPFGIVNLTEEFIHSDPPKNYELESLKNFLDEHIREVVQPCDELVGLGGTITTITAIEYGIYPYRGKDIHGKELSLDRLMFWLETLSSMKERDRIANFPHIEPKRAKVIIPGLVIFYRSMVLFGKNKIKISDWGLKEGLLVEELLEKDNTSGKL
- a CDS encoding hotdog domain-containing protein, which translates into the protein MQLRTHLEIDTSLSGEIIELSEGSAVLKLKTDRRMVADEKGLVHGGFIFSLADFCAMATVNEPTVVLAQATIKFLKPVVVGDELIAEGRLTKAEGKKRWVLVEVKRGEEKVAEGEFLCVVPEKHVLS
- a CDS encoding phosphoribosylanthranilate isomerase, giving the protein MVRIKLCGFTRKEDIKKAVSLRVDYLGIILYSKSPRYVEMDRAVKLLEAVKGPKSVAVMVNPTLEEAKEALEMGFELIQLHGEESLDFAMEIGIERVIKAFRSCPGLKVQEEWKEAHAVLLDACSASYGGSGKRSDWSIAKELVERGFRVILAGGLNSESVREAIKTVKPFGVDVSSGIEISPGIKDHKKMEEFVHAVKNALGD
- the htpX gene encoding zinc metalloprotease HtpX, coding for MSYAIRSVILLGVLTGLFLFVGNLIGGKVGMTIALLLAGIMNFIAYWFSDKIVLAMYGAREIPYEEAPWLHRMVEELAQRANIPKPKVYLVPMEQPNAFATGRGPSNGAVAVTSGILRLLNERELRGVLAHEIAHIKNRDVLVATMAATIAGAISYLVSMLQWALLLGHSREGENNNNPLSLIASIAMIIITPIIATIIQMAISRSREYMADETGARISGDPLALASALEKIHNYVHQIPAEVNQGTAHLFIENPLSGQGIWELFSTHPSTEKRIARLKELARQMGMFAY